From the genome of Streptomyces sp. JH34:
GACGTGGTTGGACGCCGGCACCTGGTACGTGCGCCGGCCGGTCCGCGGGCCGCCGAGCCGCACCTCCAGCTTCCGCGGGACCGCGTCCGGCGACTCCAGGTCCTCGACCAGCCACAGGTCGCCACCGCACTGGTAGACGACCCGGCGGCCGTCGCTGGAGGCGTGCCGGGCGTAGAACGCGTCGTGGTCCGTGTGCCGGCGCAGGTCGCTGCCGTCCATCCGGCAGGAGTACAGGTTGCCGACGCCCTCGTGGTCGGAGAGGAAGGCGATCCGGCGCCCGACGAACATGGGCGCGTCCAGGTGGCCGCCGATGTCCGGCAGCAGCCGTTCGCCGTGCAGCCACAGCCGGCCCATGGCGCCGCCCCGGTACCGCTTCCAGGCCGCCGGCTCGTGCGGCGGCTTCCCGGTCAGCAGCAGGGTGCGCCGCTCGCCGTCGATGTCGGCCACCGCGATGTCGGAGACGGGCCCCCAGGGGAGCTTGCCGCCCGGGCTGCCGTCGGTGGGGACGCTGTACGCCCACGAGAAGTAGGAGAACGGCTGGTTGTGCGAGGAGACGGCGAGGATCTGCGAGGAGTCCCCCGGGTCGGGGCTCCAGCCGCAGACCCGCGCGTCGGTCGATCCCCAGTAGGTGAGTCTGCGGGCGGGCCCGCCCTCGACGGGGACGAGGTGGATCTCTGGATCGAGGGTGCGCCAGGTCGTGTAGGCGATGCGGCTGCCGTCGGGCGAGAAGCGCGGATGGCCGACCCGGGTCCGGTCGACGGTCAGCCGCCACGCCCGGCCGGGCCGCTGTCCTGCCGGGGCGAGAGGGGAGACCCATAGGTCGTCCTCCGCCGCGAAGCAGAGCAAGTCCTTGTGGAGGTGCGGGAAACGGAGATACGCGACGTCGTCACTCACCCTCCAATGCTTTCCGCGCGAAGGGCCCGCGGCAACTTGTGGTGCAGGACACAAGCGAAACTGTCTCGTTTCGCTCGCGGAGGGAGTACCTTCAAAGTGTACGAAACAGTTTCGTTCCGTTAGTTGATCTTCGGCTGACGTACCATCCACCAGGCGCAACTCAAGAGGAGGTCGACACATGGCACGCAGCCGGCTCACACCCGAGCGCGAGGGTGAGCTGTACGCCGCCGTGCTCGATCTGCTCGGCGAGGTCGGCTACGAAGCCCTGACCATGGACGCCGTTGCCGCCCGTACCCGTTCCAGCAAGGCCACTCTCTACCGCCAGTGGGGGGGCAAGGCCGAACTCGTCGTGAAGGCGCTGCGGCACAACAAGCCGATGCAGCTCGGCGAGATCGACACCGGTTCGCTGCGTGGTGACTTCCATGCCGCGCTCCGGCAGACCGACGACTGCCAGATGGAGAAGAACTCCGCGCTGATGCGGGGGCTCGGTCAGGCGGTCCACAGCAATCCCGACCTCCTGCAGGCGCTGCGTGAGCTGATGATCGAGCCGGAACTCACCGGTCTCGGGCTGATGATCGGGCGCGCCGTGGACCGGGGCGAGGTGCGTCCGGACAATCCGGCGCTGTCCTACGTCCCGCACATGATGATCGGTGCCTTCGCCGCTCGTGAGCTGGTCGACGGCCGCGCCGTCGACCAGACGTTCCTCCTCGACTATGCGGAAGCCGTGGTGTTCCCCGCCCTCGGCGTCTGACGTCCTCGCTCTCCGTTCCCGTCCGCACGACCGTTCGCACGACCCTCCGTACGACCTTTCGTACGACCCTCCGTACGACGTCCCGTACGACCTGACTCCCCGACGCTCCACCTGACACGCCGCTCTCGTCGTCGGGCTGGTTCCTCACGCCCTCTTCCACTCCACGACCTGACCGGGAGTACACCCTCCGTGGCCACATTCCTGTACAAACTGGGGCGGATCGCCTTCCGGCGCCGCCGTTACGTCGCCCTCATCTGGGTCGCGCTGCTGGCGCTCGCCGGATTCGGCGCGGTCTCCGCGTCCACCCCCACCTCCAGCTCCTTCTCGATCCCCGGTACGGAGGCCCAGCGGGCCTTCGACCTGCTCGACGAGCGCTTCCCGGGGGGCAGCGCCGACGGTGCGACAGCCCGGGTCGTCTTCGAGGCGCCCGAGGGCGGGAAGGTGACCTCGGCGGCCAACAAGGCCGAGATCCAGGACATCGTCGGCGACCTGAAGTCCGGCTCGGACCAGATCGCCTCGGTCGCCGACCCCTTCGCGGCGAACGCGGTCAGCAAGGACGGTTCCACCGCCTACATCTCCGTCTCCTACAAGGTCAGCT
Proteins encoded in this window:
- a CDS encoding TetR/AcrR family transcriptional regulator, giving the protein MARSRLTPEREGELYAAVLDLLGEVGYEALTMDAVAARTRSSKATLYRQWGGKAELVVKALRHNKPMQLGEIDTGSLRGDFHAALRQTDDCQMEKNSALMRGLGQAVHSNPDLLQALRELMIEPELTGLGLMIGRAVDRGEVRPDNPALSYVPHMMIGAFAARELVDGRAVDQTFLLDYAEAVVFPALGV